A region from the Silene latifolia isolate original U9 population chromosome 7, ASM4854445v1, whole genome shotgun sequence genome encodes:
- the LOC141590031 gene encoding WAT1-related protein At2g37450-like, whose translation MVVQVVFAGSQILTNLALKQEGFLPALLMYRHLIASACIAPMAIIFDREGMSDLKKPHVCIWVFLTSLCGTEALQISTLSLKLKVLGTVLCVGGAVIISFYDGPSLIISRNNPHQKPLNPTHFLRGTLLLIASCFEYAIWFVVQDYIGAFREIVKCETLWY comes from the exons ATGGTAGTGCAAGTTGTATTTGCGGGGTCGCAAATACTAACCAACCTTGCATTGAAACAAGAAGGATTCCTACCCGCGCTGCTTATGTACCGCCATCTGATTGCTTCAGCCTGCATTGCTCCGATGGCAATTATCTTTGATAG GGAAGGCATGAGCGATTTAAAGAAGCCACATGTTTGCATTTGGGTTTTTCTTACTTCTTTGTGCGG GACTGAGGCATTACAAATCTCGACGCTTTCTCTCAAGTTGAAAGTGCTTGGGACAGTTCTTTGTGTGGGAGGTGCCGTAATTATCAGCTTTTATGACGGACCATCCTTGATCATTAGCCGAAACAACCCTCATCAAAAGCCTTTGAATCCTACACACTTCCTCCGAGGAACTCTTCTTCTAATAGCCAGTTGTTTCGAATATGCCATTTGGTTTGTTGTCCAG GATTATATTGGTGCATTCCGTGAAATTGTCAAGTGTGAAACATTATGGTATTAG